The following are encoded together in the Oscillatoria salina IIICB1 genome:
- a CDS encoding FAD-binding oxidoreductase: MKTSLGSIDNPIEWQNIAPSWQQQITKSLAGNTCPDFLVYPQSQQELSEIVAQAKQSRLRLIACGSGTKLNWGGLVKNPNLIVSTLALNQVIERAVGDLTVTVEAGIKLADLQAMLQATNQFLPLDPAFPDSATIGGIISTADRGSWSQRYGGVRDLLLGLSFVRGDGKIAQAGGRVVKNVAGYDLMKLFTGSFGTLGIITQVTLRTYPLPEKSGTAVLTGAKSAIQAASQTLVTSSLTPTGADLLSKSVVEHLQLGKGMGLMVRFQSVAASVAEQLAAISDLAKNLGLQVKLYHDADEVELWQKSALLIYQPASDRAITCKIGVLPSTAVTVLDRQPGLGIIHVGSGLGKLQLSGEDPISEVEMTRSLIQVNQGFLTILAAPKTIKQQIDPWGYTGNALELMRKLKQQFDPENIFSPGRFVAGI; this comes from the coding sequence ATGAAAACTAGCTTGGGATCGATTGACAACCCGATTGAATGGCAAAATATCGCTCCTTCTTGGCAGCAGCAAATCACCAAATCTTTGGCTGGTAATACTTGTCCGGATTTCTTGGTTTATCCCCAATCCCAACAAGAACTGAGTGAAATTGTCGCACAAGCAAAACAATCTCGTCTGCGTTTAATTGCCTGTGGTAGCGGTACTAAATTAAATTGGGGTGGATTGGTAAAAAATCCCAACTTAATTGTTAGCACTTTAGCCTTAAATCAGGTTATTGAACGCGCGGTTGGAGACTTGACAGTTACTGTCGAAGCGGGAATTAAGTTAGCCGACTTACAAGCAATGTTGCAAGCAACTAATCAATTTCTCCCTCTTGACCCTGCCTTTCCCGATTCTGCTACCATTGGCGGTATTATTTCTACCGCAGACCGAGGTAGTTGGAGTCAGCGTTATGGCGGCGTGCGCGATTTGTTACTGGGACTTTCTTTTGTCCGTGGAGACGGCAAAATTGCCCAAGCTGGGGGTAGGGTAGTTAAAAATGTCGCTGGTTACGACTTGATGAAGTTGTTTACTGGTTCTTTTGGCACTCTGGGAATTATTACACAGGTGACATTACGCACTTACCCTCTACCAGAGAAATCCGGAACAGCAGTCTTGACAGGGGCAAAAAGCGCAATCCAAGCTGCCAGTCAAACTCTAGTTACTTCTAGTTTAACTCCTACTGGTGCAGATTTACTTTCAAAATCGGTGGTAGAACATTTGCAACTCGGTAAGGGAATGGGCTTGATGGTGCGTTTCCAAAGTGTCGCTGCTAGCGTTGCAGAACAATTAGCGGCAATCTCGGATCTCGCGAAAAATTTGGGTTTACAGGTTAAATTGTACCATGATGCTGATGAGGTTGAGTTATGGCAAAAATCTGCATTACTAATTTACCAACCTGCTTCAGATCGGGCAATTACTTGCAAAATAGGAGTATTACCTAGCACTGCTGTCACAGTTCTCGATCGCCAACCAGGATTGGGTATCATTCATGTTGGTAGTGGTTTGGGTAAATTACAGCTCTCTGGGGAAGATCCAATTAGTGAAGTTGAGATGACGCGATCGCTAATTCAAGTTAATCAAGGTTTCCTGACTATCTTAGCAGCCCCGAAAACTATCAAACAACAAATCGATCCTTGGGGCTACACTGGCAACGCCCTCGAATTAATGCGTAAACTAAAACAACAATTCGACCCTGAAAATATCTTTAGTCCCGGTCGTTTTGTCGCTGGAATTTAA